From one Perca flavescens isolate YP-PL-M2 chromosome 4, PFLA_1.0, whole genome shotgun sequence genomic stretch:
- the LOC114554125 gene encoding protein unc-119 homolog B isoform X2, producing the protein MSGTKARSDTPVAENVSGGGHSTAAPPRDRKPGGGVLKRLKSRRSQVDSRPVTEEDLRTQSGHITPEDVLGLRVATRGYLCKPEDNIYNIDFVRFKIRDLETGTVLFEIAKPPHTDNEENREADACAGRFVRYQFTPAFLRLRTVGATVEFTVGNRPLNNFRMIERHYFRDHLLKSFDFDFGFCIPNSRNTCEHIYEFPQLSESLVRQMVECPYETRSDSFYFVENRLVMHNKADYAYNGGQ; encoded by the exons ATGAGCGGAACCAAAGCCCGCAGCGACACGCCTGTTGCTGAAAATGTCTCCGGTGGCGGCCACAGCACTGCGGCTCCTCCGCGGGACCGCAAGCCTGGCGGAGGGGTTCTGAAGAGGCTCAAGTCCCGGAGGAGCCAGGTGGACAGTAGGCCCGTCACGGAGGAAGACCTGCGGACACAAAGTGGACACATTACGCCGGAGGACGTGTTAGGACTTCGGGTGGCTACTCGAG GGTACCTCTGTAAACCTGAGGACAATATTTATAACATTGACTTCGTACGCTTTAAGATCAGAGACCTGGAGACAGGCACTGTCCTGTTTGAGATTGCCAAACCCCCACATACAG ACAATGAGGAGAACAGAGAGGCAGACGCGTGCGCAGGGCGATTTGTACGCTACCAGTTCACCCCAGCCTTCCTGCGCCTGAGGACCGTGGGAGCTAC GGTGGAATTCACAGTTGGAAACCGGCCTTTAAACAACTTCCGCATGATCGAGAGGCACTACTTCCGCGATCACCTGCTGAAgagctttgactttgactttggcTTCTGTATCCCAAACAGCCGTAACACCTGTGAGCACATCTATGAGTTCCCTCAGCTGTCTGAGAGCCTGG TCCGTCAGATGGTGGAGTGTCCTTATGAGACCCGGTCAGACAGCTTCTATTTCGTCGAAAACAGACTGGTCATGCACAACAAGGCAGACTATGCTTATAACGGAGGACAGTGA
- the LOC114554125 gene encoding protein unc-119 homolog B isoform X1, whose protein sequence is MSGTKARSDTPVAENVSGGGHSTAAPPRDRKPGGGVLKRLKSRRSQVDSRPVTEEDLRTQSGHITPEDVLGLRVATRGYLCKPEDNIYNIDFVRFKIRDLETGTVLFEIAKPPHTEDNEENREADACAGRFVRYQFTPAFLRLRTVGATVEFTVGNRPLNNFRMIERHYFRDHLLKSFDFDFGFCIPNSRNTCEHIYEFPQLSESLVRQMVECPYETRSDSFYFVENRLVMHNKADYAYNGGQ, encoded by the exons ATGAGCGGAACCAAAGCCCGCAGCGACACGCCTGTTGCTGAAAATGTCTCCGGTGGCGGCCACAGCACTGCGGCTCCTCCGCGGGACCGCAAGCCTGGCGGAGGGGTTCTGAAGAGGCTCAAGTCCCGGAGGAGCCAGGTGGACAGTAGGCCCGTCACGGAGGAAGACCTGCGGACACAAAGTGGACACATTACGCCGGAGGACGTGTTAGGACTTCGGGTGGCTACTCGAG GGTACCTCTGTAAACCTGAGGACAATATTTATAACATTGACTTCGTACGCTTTAAGATCAGAGACCTGGAGACAGGCACTGTCCTGTTTGAGATTGCCAAACCCCCACATACAG AAGACAATGAGGAGAACAGAGAGGCAGACGCGTGCGCAGGGCGATTTGTACGCTACCAGTTCACCCCAGCCTTCCTGCGCCTGAGGACCGTGGGAGCTAC GGTGGAATTCACAGTTGGAAACCGGCCTTTAAACAACTTCCGCATGATCGAGAGGCACTACTTCCGCGATCACCTGCTGAAgagctttgactttgactttggcTTCTGTATCCCAAACAGCCGTAACACCTGTGAGCACATCTATGAGTTCCCTCAGCTGTCTGAGAGCCTGG TCCGTCAGATGGTGGAGTGTCCTTATGAGACCCGGTCAGACAGCTTCTATTTCGTCGAAAACAGACTGGTCATGCACAACAAGGCAGACTATGCTTATAACGGAGGACAGTGA